CCAGGATCTGCGCCCGATTTCGGATTCCATCACACGCACAGCCGGAAATGAATTCATGGCCGTGTACGTGAACCATCTGGAAGATAAATACGGCGTCAAAATCAACCGCCGGATGCTGGATTTAATGTTCGGCCCGGAAAGCGGCACAGTGGCGCAGTAACCTATAAATCCCCATAAACAAAAAACCCCGGGATAGTCATCCGGGGTTTTTTATGGGCTATTTCACAGCCTGTGACGCTGGCACCAATTCGATGCCCTTATCCTTGAGCGTCGGCAACCACGCCCGCAGCCCCTCAATCGTCACATCTTTCGGATGGCCGATGGCGATGGCCAGACCGTCTTTCAACGCCTTGCGTTCAACCTGCGCCAAAGATTTGGAAACAAACTCTGCCGTATTTTCGTGGTCCAGAAAGACATCACGGCTCGCATGGGGAACGCCCGCTTCGCGCGCCATATCACCTGCGACCGAATTTTGAATCGTGCGGCTGTCGATGAAATACAGATTGCGTGATTTCAATTCGGTCATCACGCGCGCCATGGCGGTTTTATCCTGCGTCAGCTTGCTCCCCATATGATTGTTGATACCGACATAACCATCAAACGCATTCAAACCATCCTGCAGAATTTGCGCAAAAGCGGCTTCGTCCTGCCCCACGCGCAAAACCTCCGGCCCTGGGTCTTTGGTCTGGCTCATCGGCTCCATGGGCACATGCACCATCAATTCATGGCCCGCTTCTTTCGCCTTGGCGGTTTGCGCTTTGATGTTACTGGCGTAAGGCAGATAGGCCAACGTTAGACCTGCGGGTAAATCCACCACGGCGGCGGATCGTTTAACATCCACGCCCATATCATCAATGATAATCACGACACGCGGGTTAGTGGCCGCGTGGTGTACAGGCGCGGACAATAATTCATCCACCACATCATCGACCGTTTCCGGTTCATGCGGAATAATGTCTTCGTCAACGACGACAGCGGGATCAACCGTCTGCAATGGCTCGGTTGAGAGCGGCAATGACGGTGCAAAATCCGGTGTAGGAATAACGTCGCGCTCAACCGCAACAATGGCCTCGGTCACATCATGGGACGGAGGTGGCGCATAATCACGTTTCACCACCAGTTGATCCAACACGATCACCAGAGCAACAACAGCGAGAACAATGGAGGCCGCACGCAGCGGCGTCAGGACTTTGAAGATTTTCATGGCGCGCACCATACCGCATTCGCCCCCTGTGGAAAAGTCACTGGACGAAACGGGAAAAAAACGGCAATATCCGCCGCCTCACCCCGGGAAACCCCCAGTAAATCAGAACATTCGCAGTCATTTCTTGACACAAACCATGAACTAAACTAGAACAAAAAGGGTATATAGAATCACGATTCTGTAGACCCTATCCGGCAAAAATGACGGATTTGCATCCAAAAAGCCCCAAAAAGCGGGCAAAACAAAGGGAATACAACGCCAAATGCTGACCAGAAAACAACGTGACCTTCTTGTTCTCATTCACGAGCGTATGCAGACGGGCGAAGTGGCCCCCTCTTTTGATGAGATGAAGGATGCGCTGGGCCTGAAATCCAAATCGGGCGTCCACCGTTTGATCAGCGCGCTGGTGGAACGTGGTTATCTGGAACGCCTGCCCCACCGCGCCCGCGCGCTGGAAGTGAAAAAATTACCGGAAGGGTACAAACCCGATGGCGCGGATTCATCCGCCGCCGCGGCCCAGACCCGCGCCATTGCCAGCGTGTACGAAGATGCCCGCATGGCCGCCCCGGCCCCCGCAAACAACTTCGCGCAAATTCCCCTGCACGGAAAAATCGCCGCCGGAACACCGATTGAGGCCATCCGTGACGAAGAAACATTGATCGACGTGCCGCCGCAAATGCTGGGGTCTGGTGAACATTACGCCCTGCGCGTTGATGGGGATTCCATGATCAAGGCGGGCATTAATGATCACGATATCGTTATCATCCGCAACACCACGACCGCCGAAAACGGTACGATTGTTGTGGCGTTGATTGATGACAGCGAAGTGACTCTGAAACGTTTCCGCAAATCCGGGAACAAAGTCATTCTCGAACCGGAGAACGACGATTACGAACCCCGCGTTCTGGAACCCGAGCGCGTGAAGATTCAAGGGCGGTTGGTCAGTTTGTACCGCACGTACCACTAAGCAATACCAACACCAAAATATATGATGTCACCCCGGCGAAAGCCGGGGTCTTCGTCCGTTATGGCTGGAAGATTCCGGCTTTCGCCGGAATGACGGCCTCAAGATTGGGTTTTTACCGTCCGTTATTCATCGCCCATGGACGATCACCGCGCAGGTCACGGACAGTGCGGATCGTGGGTTTTTCACCTTCTCGCACCCAGATCGCCACCGACCCATTTCGCCACACATCGAAACGGTCAATCACCACCCGGGCGGCACAATCTTTCTCCACCGACATACGGGCGACGACAACATCCGCCCACGCGCAATCGGCCGCCAATGCAACGGGCTGGTTGATAAAGGCGATTTTTGCCCCCTCCATCTCCATCCGGCAGGCATCGGCATCACACGACACCATGCCGTTTTCGCCCTGATATAATCCCTCATCCGGAATTTTTTCGGTTGCGCCTTCCGGCAATCCGGATTCCTGTGTCCAAACTTCGGCCGTAAATCGGTCGGCCACGCGGGATGAAATCATCATCCGGTCACCATCCATCCGCGCCGCCCATAATTTCCCGGTGGATGAGATCAATATATCCGGCGGCGTGGTGACAACAACCATCACCATGCCAACAACCAAAGGCAACACACCCAACCAGCGCGACCGCCCGGCCCAGAGCAACATAAACAACATGCCAAAAATCATGATGCCAAGCGCCGCGCCTGACCATACCGGCCAATGCACCACGGCATGCGGCCACCCGGCCACAATGCGGGCAATATCCAGCATGACATCCACACCCCATGCCATGCCCGCCAACGGCCAATCCGCCAACCCCAATGGCGCAAGGAAGTAAACCAGAATGGCCAACGGCATGATGATAAAGCTGGCCAGCGGCACCACGATGAAATTCGCGGCCACGCCATACGTCGCCACCTGTTGAAAATGATAAAGCGAAAACGGGGCCGTAACGATGGTGGCCAGAATGGTCGTCAAACACACCCCCGCCAAATAGATGATGGCCCGCTGCAACCACCCGGCTTTTGTATACGCCTCCACCCACCAATCCCGCGTGACGTCATAAAACCAGATCAGCCCGATCACGGCGGCAAACGACATCTGAAAACTCGCGCCCAGTAAAATGTCCGGATAGAACAGCAATAACGCCCCCGCACTGACCGCCGCCAACCGCATGGAAAACGGGCTGCGGTTCAGGCCAATGGCCAGCAGGAACAAACCCGTCATGATCAGGGCGCGGAATGTCGGTACACTCATCCCGACAATCAAGGCGTAAGCAAAGGCCGCAACAAACGCGATCACGGCGGCGTAGGATTTGATGGGGTGATACAGCGCCAAACGCGGGAACAGCGCCATCAGAAGACGGCTGAGGAAAAATGCCGCGCCTGCCGCCATACCAATATTCATGCCGGAAATGGCGATGATGTGGGCCAAACCGGCGACACGAACGTCATCCCATTGATCCTCGCTCATCGCCGCACGTTCGCCAGTCAGCAGGGCGATAACCACACCCGTCTCGCGTTCGCCGACATGGTCTTTCGCGGCCTGCGCCAGCATCAGGCGATAATTTTCCAGCGCCTGATAAAAACCGCCTTGTTGCTCCGACAAAATCTCCGGCGCTTTATACGCAAATCCCATCGCGCCCAGTTCGCGGAAATAGGCATAGCGCTGGAAATCAAAACTGCCCGGTGCCACAGGGGCCGATGGCGGGTTTAATCCACCCAGAACGCGAATACGCTGACCGGGACGAAGGCCTTCGTCCTTGCTGATCGTCATGCGGATGCGGCGCGGGGTTTTCTCCGGCGCAATCTCTTCGATCAACAGATCATCCAGAACCGCACGGCTGCCCCGCCCGCTTTCCAGCAATTCCAGTGACCGGATCGTGCCCGTCACGTTGGCAAAGCGCATTTGTTTTTCCAACACGGGGCCGCGCACCATTTCGGTGCGCACCTTGCCCGCGGCAAAGCCCGCCCCGAACGCCAAGGCAAGACCGAACAGCAACAGCAAAGCCACCGATCCGCCCGCCCGCGCCCGCCGCCATTGCCACAAAACAGCCAGCGCCGGAACCAGAAGGACAGCCAGCGCTCCCACCCATGACGGTTCAAATTTCAGTGAAAAATAGGCGCAAATCCCCGCCCCCAGAAGAACAGGCAGCCATAAAACATAGTGCGGGCGCTGCGCGGCGATCACCGCCGTCACGCCCCGCCACCCCGTCGCGCTAATACCTTGCTCCGAAACGCTGAAATCCACCTGCGAAACCTGTTTTCTGGCCTGTTTTCTTATGCTACCAAAGGCTTACAGAATTTAAAGGATAATACAACCATGACCATCATCACCCGTATCCCCCCGTCCCCCACCGGCCTGATGCATATCGGCACGGCCCGCACGGCTTTGTACAACTGGCTGTTTGCGCGGCGCCATAACGGCAAAATGCTGTTCCGGATCGAGGATACGGACCGCAAACGCTATGCCCCCGAATATGTGGATTCCATCAAGGACGGCCTGACCTGGCTGGGGCTGGATTGGGACGGGGATATCGTATCCCAATTTGAACGCACCGACCGCCACGCCGAGGTGGCCAATGAATTGATCAAGGCGGGCAAAGCCTATTACTGCTATTGCACGCCGGAAGAACTGGAAGACATGCGGGAAAAAGCCAAGGCAGAAGGCCGCGTGACATTCTATGACCGCCGTTGGCGCGATGCCGACCCGGCCACCGCTCCGAAGGACATCAAACCCGTCGTCCGTATCAAAGCCCCGTTGGATGGCAACAGCATCGTGCATGACAAGGTGCAGGGCGATGTGACCGTGGCGAATGAGCAGCTTGATGATTTCATCATCCTGCGCAGTGATGGCACGCCGACCTATATGCTGGCCGTTGTGGTCGATGACCATGATATGGGCGTGACCCATGTTATTCGCGGCGATGACCATTTGAACAACACGTTCCGCCAGAACATCATCTACACCGCCATGGGCTGGGATATTCCGGTTTATGCGCATTTACCGCTGATTTTGGGGCCGGATGGCGCAAAACTGTCCAAACGCCATGGCGCAACAGGCGTGAAGGAATACGAGAAAATGGGCTACCTGCCCGAAGCGATGCGCAACTATCTGCTGCGGCTCGGCTGGTCCCACGGCGATGATGAAATCATTTCCACCGAACAGGCGATTGAATGGTTCGATCTGGAACACATTGGCCAATCCGCCGCGCGGTTCGATTTTGCCAAGCTGGAAAACGTCAATGCTCACTATATCAAACTGGCCGACAATGCCCGTCTGGTTGACCTGGTCACGCCGTTCCTGATCGAACGCGGATACACCGTGGATGACACGGGCCGCGCCCGTTTGCTGGCCGGCATGGACGAATTGAAAAACCGCGCAAAAACCATCGTCCAAATCGCGGACGAAGGCGCGTTCTACGTCAAAACCGTTCCGTTTGAATTTGATGAAAAGGCCAAAGCCAATCTGGATAAAGCCATCCTGCAAACCTTGAAAGATACGCTGTCCGGTATCACTGAATTCAACGCCACGAATATCGAAGAGGCCTGCAAAACTGTGGCCAATGATTTGCGGGATGGGAAACTGGGCAAGGTCGCCATGCCCCTGCGCGCCGCCCTGACGGGAACCACGGTCTCCCCCTCAGTCTTCCACGCGGCCGAACTCCTTGGAAAATCAGAGGTTTTACAGCGCCTGGATTATTCTTTGACATAACAAATACTCTATGCAAAAGTCCGCCATTCCAACGAAATAACAGGGAATGGCGGATTTTTTTATGGCTCCCAATTTTTATCAGTTGCGCAATTACGGCGCACTCGCATTTTCCTATGCCACAACGGCGGGCATCGCCGCAGCAACCTATATGATCGGCATGCCAGCCATTCTGGGCGTTGCCGCGACTTTTGCAACGTGGAAAACAATCAAAGAAATTCGTGCAAACAAACACGTCTTTGAAAACAATCTGAAGAAACACGAAGACAACTATTCATATTCACCCAAGCTGCAACAAATCGTTCAGGATCTTTATAAGGCATCTGGCCTCAGCGCCGATAAATACCCAATCCACGATTTTGACATCGATGAAGCAAAGCCACAAAAGCAAGGGGCCAAATACGAGGAAATCCGCAAACACATCCGCAGCAAATACACAGCTATGCCGAACGCCGCCGCTATTAATCTGGGCAAGCCGGTGATTATGATTTCAAAATCATTGCTGGAAATTCTCAACGACCGCGAAGAAAAGGCGGTTCTGGCCCATGAATTTGCCCACATCGTTGCAAAGCATTCAATTATCGACCTGCCCCAGCAAGTCATTCATCGCACATCACGCAACGCAAACAGCATTCTTTATATTTTTAGCACTGCTGCAACAGGGGCTATAAACTTTGCGACCGGATGGTCGGCAACAATCGTCGCGCCAATTATCGCCGCGAAACTATCCGGGTTTGGCCGCCTGATTAAGAAGATGAACCGCGGCAATACAGACGAAAATGATCGCATGACCGATGCCGATGCAAAGCGCCTGACCAGAATTGCTTTGGGATGTTTTGCCTTTGGTGTTGCCACCAACGTTGCGTTCTTCAGCGCGATCAACCCGATGATTGCCGGGATCTTTCTGGCCACATGGGGACTTGGTAAAGCCGCAAGGATCACCAATGCCACACTATCGCGCAGTCAGGAATATCAGGCTGACCGCGGTGCGGTCTTGCTGGGTGCCGATCCGCTGGCGCTGGTCACGGCCTTGCGCAAGATCAACGAGATCAAAAATATTAAACTTGCCGAATTGGGCCATGATGCCACCAAACAACCCGGCAAACTGTCCCGCGTATGGGCAAACCTGCATGCCAGCCACCCGACAGTTGAACGCCGTATTGGCCGCCTGACCGCCATTGCCCGCCAATCCGGTTATGGCGAAGAACAAATCACTACGGCGACCACATGCGCGCTGGATTTGACTGGCCTGAATCATGTTCCACACCATGCGGCACAGGCTTATACAAACCACATGACCTAACGCCACGACAGTTTTCATAAAAAACACCAATTTACCGAAGTAACGATTTTTAAACGCGCTGCCTTTATCTTTACGCGGCGCAGGCCTATGATTGCGCGGTTGGTTTGGCATTCGCTGGGCCTTTCACACGTACACATTTTCGCTTTCCATTCCGTGGGGTAACACCATGTCCGCAGATACAGCACAAAAAACTTTCACCCTGACCAATGACCAGACCGGCGCATCAACGAAACTGCCCGTTCTGGACGGTGTTATGGGCCCGCCGGTGATTGATATTCGCAAGCTGTATGATGAAACCAGCCACTTCACATTCGACCCCAGCTTTATGGCGACGGGCAGCTGCAAATCCCGCATTACCTTTATTGATGGCGACAAGGGCATTCTGCTCCACCGCGGTTACACCATTCAGGATCTGGCCGAAAAAAGCACCTTTATGGAAGTGTGCTACGCCCTGCTCTATGGTGATTTGCCGAATGCCAAGGAATTGAAAGAATTTGAACACAACATCACCTATCACACGATGGTGCATGAACAACTGCACTTCTTCTTCCGTGGTTTCCGCCGTGACGCGCACCCGATGGCCATTATGTGCGGCGTGGTTGGCGCGTTGTCCGCGTTCTATCATGACTCGCTGGACATTCATGATCCGAAACAACGCGAAATTTCCGCACACCGTTTGATCGCAAAATTGCCGACACTGGCCGCGATGTCATACAAATATTCCGTGGGCCAACCGTTTATGTACCCGCGCAATGATTTGTCGTTCGCGGAAAACTTCCTGTATATGTGCTTTGCCGTTCCGGCGGAACCGTACACTGTGAACCCGGTTCTGGCCCGCGCCATGGACCGCATTTTCACCCTGCACGCCGACCACGAACAAAACGCATCAACATCCACCGTGCGTTTGGCTGGGTCATCCCAAGCCAACCCGTTTGCGTGCATTGCCGCCGGCATTGCATGCCTGTGGGGCCCGGCCCATGGTGGCGCGAACCAGGCCGTGCTGGAAATGCTGGAAGAAATCGGGCACAAGGACAACATCCCCGAATTCCTGGCCAAGGTAAAAGACAAGGGCGATAACACCCGCCTGATGGGCTTTGGCCACCGCGTTTACAAAAACTATGACCCGCGCGCCGAAGTATTGAAAAAATCCTGTGACGAGGTTCTGGCCGAACTGGGCATTGACGACCCGCTGCTGGAACTGGCGCAGGAATTGGAACGCATCGCCCTGTCCGATCCGTATTTCATCGAACGCAAATTGTTCCCGAACGTCGATTTCTATTCCGGCATTATCCTGAAAGCCATGGGCTTCCCCACATCCATGTTCACGGTGCTGTTCGCCGTGGCCCGGACGGTGGGCTGGATTTCCCAATGGAAAGAAATGATGGAAGAACCATCCCTGAAAATCGGCCGCCCGCGCCAACTTTATACCGGCCCGGCGCAACGCGAATATGTCCCGGTGGACAAGCGATAGAAATAAAAAAGGGCGGTTCAAACCGCCCTTTTCTTTTATGCCCCGGATGCCGCCATGCGCGCCGTTACACCGGCCGGGCGACTGAGCGTTTCCATGCGGGTTTGGGCCAACCCCAGTACAAACTGCGCCGCTTCGACCGATGGTGTTTCATCACCACGACCACGCAACAATTTTCGCATGGTGGCAAAGGATGCACGTTGTTCTTCGCTTTCAAACCCTTCATCCAAAATGCCACTGACGGCCTTGGCGATGATGTCGGGTTTGGCGGCGTCCTGAATAAATTCGGGAACACAGCGTTTGTTCAGCAGGATGTTCGCCAGATGCGCAAAGCGCACCCGCACCAGCATTTTCACCAACCACCACGTCAACGGGTTCATGGTATAGGTAATGACATGCGGAATATTGGCCACGCCCAATTCCAATCCCACCGTGCCGGACACCGCAACAGCCGCATCCAATGCCTTCAGGCTGTCGCTTTTCGCGTTCACGCCATCGGTGAAATGGACGTTGTCGATATCCTTTAACAAGGAACGCAATTCCGGTTCCAGATGCGGCAAGGTCGGCACCATAAACGATAAATCGCGCCGGTTTTTGCGCAGGGCCAAAGCGACATCGCGGATCAGCGTGCCCATGCGTTTGACTTCACCCATGCGGCTGCCAAAGAATAACCCTAAAACCTTACCGTCTTCCGGCACGCCCAATGCCGCACGTGCCTTTGCGCGATCACCGGATGTGGTCAACGCCAGTTTTGTTTCCATCACCGGGTGGCCGACAAACGCAGCATTCAGCCCATGACGCGTGAAATAATTCGGTTCAAACGGGAACAGACACATCAACCCGTCATACAGGGCCGCAACCTTCTGCGCCCGGCCCGGTCGCCACGCCCACACGGTCGGCGCGACATAATGAATAAAGACCGGTTTCTTCACGCCGCGTTCACGCAATTTCTTCACAACGCGGAAACAAAAATCCGGCGCATCAATGGTCACAACGACATCGGGTTCGCGTTTGGCAATATCATCAACCGTTTCGTTGATCCGACGGATCAGGGATTGCAGGCGCGGCAGAATTTCAGCCACCCCCATCAGGGACAGGTCAGACATCGGGAACAGGGATTTCAGCCCCTCGCCCTCCATCTGCGCGCCGCCGATACCGTGAAAATGCAGGTGCGGCATATCGTCATCCGCCGCACAAATGTCGCGCATTGTGTGCATCATCCGCGCACCCAGCGTATCGCCCGACGTTTCACCGGCGATCAGATAGATCGAAAGATCTTTATTACCTGTTGTCATAGACTATCGGGATCCACCCCAACCACGAACATTTTATATTGGTCCGCCAAATCGGCAACCTTCTGCGGGTCGAGAAGCAGGCTGCGATTGGCCTCAACCGCGATCCCGGCATAGCCAGCCAGCGCCGCATGGTGAATCGTATCCGGGCCAATGGTTGGCAAATCCAGCGATTCATCCTGTTGCGGTTTGGCCATCTTCACCAGAATGGGGCCACGCCCTTCGCGTTTCAGCAATCCGCAACGGCGGATCAATTCATCCGTCCCTTCGATCCCCTCAACGCCCAGAACCAGATCCTGTTGCATCACGACGCTTTGGCCAATATCCAGACGGCCCAGCGTATGCGCAACCTTGATGCCGTGGCGAATGGCGCTCATATCCTCCGGCGTTGGCTCGCGTGAGCCAATCCGGCCTGCTTTTGGCATGATATCTTCGATAAAATGCTGAACAGCGTGAATTTTGAACCCGTCGCGTTCCAGTTCACGGCGCAGGGCCTTCAATAACCCATCATCACCAATCGCGCGCAGGCCAAGACGCAGGAAGAATTTCAACGTGCGGAAATCTGGACGCAATTCTTTCAATGACGGGCGACGAATGGACCCGATCAGGACCAGGTCACGCACCTTATGCGCCTTCAGCGTGTTGATAATCTGCCCGGCTGCACCCAAACGGGTCAGCATGTAACGGCGATCTTTCAGGATCGCCAGATCGGTCTGGCGTTCAAAGCCAACGACAAAAGTATCAATCCCCTTGGTATCACACACACCCAACAGGCGCTCCGGCAGTAATCCACCACCGGCAATGATGCCCAATAATTTTACGTCTTCGACTTTATCCGTCATTGTTACGCACTCCGTTTTGCGGGTTGGCACAGCGGGAAGCGTGTTTTGGCGCGCGCGAATTCAACCATCTCCATGACCAGATTGTCGCTGGAATAATCGCTGGCCACCATTTCGATGCGCTGATCCATTGTACCTTCTTCGCCAAACATCTGGTTAAAGGCGCGTTGCATGGCCTTCACCTGGTCCTTGGTAAAGCCGCGGCGTTCCAGGCCGATCAGGTTCAGGCCCGCCAGTGATGCGCGCTCACCCTTCACACGGCCAAACGGAATCACGTCATTTTCAACGCCGGACATTCCACCAATCACCGCGTGCGCACCAATGCGCACAAACTGGTGCACGGCGGACAGGCCGCCAATCAATGCAAAATCACCCACAACCACATGGCCCGCCAGTGTTGCGTTGTTCGCCATGATCACGTTGTTGCCAACGATACAATCATGCGCAACGTGCGACGCCATCATGAACAGGCCGTTATCGCCCACGCGCGTTTCCATGCCACCACCTTCGGTGCCTGGGTTCATTGTCACGTGTTCGCGGATCTTGTTATTCTTGCCGATAATCAGACGGGATTTTTCACCGCCAAATTTCAAATCCTGTGGTGCAGACCCAATGGAAGCGAACGGAAAAATTTCCGTGCCCTCGCCAATCGTTGTGTAGCCATCCACAACGACATGCGAATGCAAAACAACATTGTCACCCAGCGTGACATTCTCACCCACGATGGAATACGGCCCAACCTTGACGCCCTGCCCCAGCGTGGCGCCGGCGGCAATAATGGCGGTGGGATGAATCAATGCAGCAGAGGACATGACAGACGACACTTTCGACAATGGGGGATACAGGTGCAAGCGCACCCATAGAGTATAGAAAAATGGCGGAATTCCGCCAAATCACGCTTTGTTGCGGGGTGTTACAGACGAACGGTTCAGTCGGCCTTAATTATCCATGATCATGGCACTGAATTCGGCTTCGGCACACAACGTGTCACCGACCATAGCCTCGCCCTTGAACTTCCAGACGGGGCCGCGTTGTTTCGTTTTCTGCACATGGATGTGCAGGGAATCCCCGGGCACGACCGGCTTGCGGAAACGGGCCTGGTCGATGGTCATGAAATAGACCAGCTTGCCTTCGGCTTCTTTCCCCAGCGTTTGCACGACCATAATGGCCGCCGTCTGGGCCATGGCCTCAACGATCAAAACGCCCGGCATAACCGGAAAACGGGGAAAGTGACCCTGGAAATGCGGTTCGTTGAACGTCACGTTTTTCAAACCAACGGCCCGCTCGTTCGGCACGAATTCCAGGATGCGATCCACCAAAAGGATAGGATAGCGGTGCGGGATCATTTCCATGATCCGGGTGATAT
The genomic region above belongs to Micavibrio aeruginosavorus EPB and contains:
- the lpxA gene encoding acyl-ACP--UDP-N-acetylglucosamine O-acyltransferase — encoded protein: MSSAALIHPTAIIAAGATLGQGVKVGPYSIVGENVTLGDNVVLHSHVVVDGYTTIGEGTEIFPFASIGSAPQDLKFGGEKSRLIIGKNNKIREHVTMNPGTEGGGMETRVGDNGLFMMASHVAHDCIVGNNVIMANNATLAGHVVVGDFALIGGLSAVHQFVRIGAHAVIGGMSGVENDVIPFGRVKGERASLAGLNLIGLERRGFTKDQVKAMQRAFNQMFGEEGTMDQRIEMVASDYSSDNLVMEMVEFARAKTRFPLCQPAKRSA
- the fabZ gene encoding 3-hydroxyacyl-ACP dehydratase FabZ produces the protein MSEQSASAAVNIDITRIMEMIPHRYPILLVDRILEFVPNERAVGLKNVTFNEPHFQGHFPRFPVMPGVLIVEAMAQTAAIMVVQTLGKEAEGKLVYFMTIDQARFRKPVVPGDSLHIHVQKTKQRGPVWKFKGEAMVGDTLCAEAEFSAMIMDN